From a region of the Deinococcus terrestris genome:
- the purU gene encoding formyltetrahydrofolate deformylase — MTAPLSPSGSAPAPGPSDTAVLTVTCPDRGGIVAAVSQFLFNHGANIIHSDQHSSGLAGGTFFMRMEFSLAGLDLALEPLRRAFQSVVAEPFGMEWRLSDAARPGRMALMVSRYDHCLLDLLWRVRRGDLNAEVPLVLSNHEDLRGDAETFGVPFHVIPVTRENKPEAEAEQVRRLREAGADFVVLARYMQILSGDFLREVGCPVINIHHSFLPAFVGANPYRAAFERGVKLIGATSHYVTEDLDAGPIIAQDVIPVTHRETPESLVRLGRDVERQVLARAVKAHADHRVLVEGNKTVVF; from the coding sequence ATGACGGCGCCCCTGTCCCCCTCCGGTTCCGCCCCCGCCCCCGGCCCCTCGGACACGGCCGTGCTCACCGTGACCTGCCCCGACCGGGGGGGCATCGTGGCGGCGGTGTCGCAGTTTCTGTTCAACCATGGGGCGAACATCATCCACTCCGACCAGCATTCCAGCGGGCTGGCGGGGGGTACCTTTTTCATGCGGATGGAGTTCTCGCTCGCGGGCCTCGACCTCGCGCTCGAGCCGTTGCGGCGGGCCTTTCAGAGTGTGGTGGCCGAGCCGTTCGGCATGGAGTGGCGCCTCAGCGACGCCGCGCGGCCGGGGCGAATGGCGCTGATGGTCAGCCGCTACGACCACTGCCTGCTCGACCTGCTGTGGCGGGTGCGGCGGGGCGACCTGAACGCCGAGGTGCCCCTCGTCCTGAGCAACCACGAGGACCTGCGGGGCGACGCGGAGACCTTCGGGGTGCCCTTTCACGTCATTCCCGTGACCCGCGAGAACAAGCCGGAGGCCGAGGCCGAGCAGGTGCGGCGGCTGCGGGAGGCCGGGGCCGACTTCGTGGTGCTGGCCCGCTACATGCAGATTCTCTCGGGCGACTTTCTGCGCGAGGTGGGGTGCCCGGTCATCAACATCCACCACTCGTTTCTGCCCGCCTTCGTGGGGGCCAACCCCTACCGGGCCGCCTTCGAGCGCGGCGTGAAACTGATCGGGGCGACCAGCCACTACGTCACCGAAGACCTCGACGCCGGGCCGATCATCGCGCAGGACGTGATTCCGGTCACCCACCGCGAAACGCCCGAGTCCCTGGTCCGCCTCGGCCGCGACGTGGAGCGGCAGGTGCTCGCCCGCGCGGTCAAGGCCCACGCCGACCACCGGGTGCTGGTGGAGGGCAACAAGACGGTGGTGTTCTAG
- the aat gene encoding leucyl/phenylalanyl-tRNA--protein transferase, which translates to MPSASHFLQHPDPLTREVARGYASGAFLMDNGDGVGWYAVETRALVPLTEAEGLHVARRLRRELGRFEVRVDTAFAQVVEGCRGRLPGSPERDGEWISPPLAELYAHLHRTGLAHSFEVWREGELAGGVLGLSLGGAFIAESKFHRVTNASKVALVRLAGHLYARGFALLDAQIQNPHLARLGVYEVGGGEYARLLRSALVLDVDLHGPPKTP; encoded by the coding sequence ATGCCCAGCGCCTCCCACTTCCTCCAGCACCCCGACCCCCTGACCCGCGAGGTCGCGCGGGGATACGCGTCGGGCGCCTTCCTGATGGACAACGGGGACGGGGTGGGGTGGTACGCGGTGGAGACGCGGGCGCTAGTGCCGCTCACCGAGGCGGAAGGGTTGCATGTGGCCCGGCGGCTGCGGCGGGAGCTGGGGCGCTTCGAGGTGCGGGTGGACACGGCCTTCGCGCAGGTCGTGGAGGGGTGCCGGGGGCGCCTGCCAGGGTCCCCCGAGCGCGACGGCGAGTGGATCAGCCCGCCGCTGGCCGAACTGTACGCGCACCTGCACCGGACCGGCTTGGCTCATTCCTTCGAGGTCTGGCGGGAGGGTGAACTCGCGGGCGGGGTGCTGGGGCTGAGCCTGGGCGGGGCTTTTATCGCCGAGAGCAAGTTTCACCGCGTCACCAACGCGAGCAAGGTCGCCCTCGTGCGGCTGGCCGGGCACCTGTACGCGCGGGGTTTCGCACTGCTGGACGCGCAGATTCAGAACCCCCATCTCGCCCGGCTGGGGGTCTACGAGGTGGGGGGGGGCGAGTACGCCCGGCTGCTGCGGTCGGCGCTGGTGCTGGACGTGGACCTGCACGGGCCGCCGAAGACGCCCTAG
- a CDS encoding LON peptidase substrate-binding domain-containing protein produces the protein MSLPLFPLPNTVLFPGQVLPLYVFEPRYRELLARVQASGEPFGVVRMQSRMEGGTTLLDRIGRVGTLAHLLEAETHEDGTSSILVVGGERFRVREFDPTHAYLSAEVDLWPLDPDPLGTPAEEATARRLLSDLLRLHPTEAEQLRTHAPETPLLLASYAAALLPLDAAEREEALRAPTLLDRLDVLRAGVPLEARELN, from the coding sequence ATGTCGCTGCCGCTCTTTCCCCTCCCGAATACCGTCCTCTTTCCGGGGCAGGTGCTGCCGCTCTACGTCTTTGAACCACGCTACCGCGAACTGCTGGCGCGGGTGCAGGCGAGTGGAGAGCCCTTCGGCGTGGTGCGGATGCAGTCCCGGATGGAGGGGGGCACGACCCTGCTCGACCGCATCGGCCGGGTGGGCACCCTGGCGCACCTGCTGGAGGCCGAGACGCACGAGGACGGCACGAGTTCCATTCTGGTGGTGGGCGGCGAGCGCTTCCGGGTGCGCGAGTTCGACCCCACCCACGCCTACCTCAGCGCCGAGGTGGACCTCTGGCCGCTGGACCCCGACCCGCTGGGCACCCCCGCCGAGGAGGCCACCGCCCGGCGGCTCCTGAGCGATCTGCTGCGCCTGCACCCCACCGAGGCCGAGCAGCTCCGCACCCACGCCCCCGAAACGCCCCTGCTGCTGGCGAGCTACGCCGCTGCCCTCTTGCCGCTGGACGCCGCAGAGCGCGAGGAAGCGCTGCGGGCACCCACCCTGCTCGACCGCCTCGACGTGCTGCGGGCGGGGGTGCCGCTGGAGGCACGGGAGCTGAACTAG
- a CDS encoding outer membrane lipoprotein carrier protein LolA, with protein MKHFFPLLTLAALVSTAGAQTAQDILKRVDSAQKSAKDVSFRLTGSASLESQAQKIDLTVRSIPAQGVARIQFNAPDALADNIVVADRNEVRQYLFLTNQITVTPIKKATAQAGLGGLDFTRLSNVSDLLDDYAVRLVGTATSGGNKVYQLEATPKNSGDKARVWITEAGWRPTRIQFLGSGNRVLADLNVSNYRVNSGLTVAGLKTLPKNAQVIRQ; from the coding sequence GTGAAGCACTTCTTCCCCCTCCTGACCCTCGCCGCCCTGGTGTCCACGGCGGGCGCCCAGACCGCGCAGGACATCCTCAAGCGGGTGGACAGCGCCCAGAAGTCGGCCAAGGACGTGTCCTTCCGCCTGACCGGGAGCGCCTCGCTGGAGTCCCAGGCCCAGAAGATCGACCTGACCGTGCGCTCCATCCCCGCGCAGGGCGTGGCCCGCATCCAGTTCAACGCCCCCGACGCGCTGGCCGACAACATCGTGGTGGCCGACCGCAATGAAGTGCGCCAGTACCTCTTCCTGACCAACCAGATCACCGTCACGCCCATCAAGAAGGCCACCGCTCAGGCGGGCCTCGGCGGGCTGGATTTCACCCGGCTGAGCAACGTCTCGGACCTGCTGGACGACTACGCCGTGCGCCTGGTGGGCACCGCGACCTCCGGCGGCAACAAGGTGTATCAGCTTGAAGCCACTCCCAAGAACAGCGGCGACAAGGCCCGCGTCTGGATTACCGAAGCGGGCTGGCGCCCCACCCGCATCCAGTTCCTGGGCAGTGGCAACCGCGTCTTGGCCGACCTGAACGTTTCCAACTACCGTGTCAACAGCGGCCTGACCGTGGCGGGCCTCAAGACCCTGCCCAAGAACGCGCAGGTGATCCGGCAGTAA
- a CDS encoding DUF1844 domain-containing protein, with the protein MPNPEFVGLVSTLQATAEAALGDLNAATASAARDGLLTEDRARQTAERSLRLLTMLAEKTRGNLDFTEAELLTDAIGSLRARLGN; encoded by the coding sequence ATGCCCAACCCCGAATTCGTCGGACTCGTGAGCACCCTTCAGGCGACCGCTGAAGCCGCGCTCGGCGACCTGAACGCCGCGACCGCCAGCGCCGCCCGCGACGGCCTCTTGACCGAGGACCGTGCTCGCCAGACCGCCGAGCGTTCCCTGCGGCTGCTCACCATGCTGGCCGAGAAGACGCGCGGCAACCTCGACTTCACGGAGGCCGAGCTGCTCACGGACGCCATCGGCAGCCTGCGGGCGCGGCTGGGTAACTAG
- a CDS encoding C40 family peptidase, translating to MKALRTLLIAAALGSAPALAATYTVKAGDTLSKIASVYRMEPAQIMRLNGLRSTTIEIGQKLNLGNVAAPATTARTAAPAAPRGGAYVRSTASRFLGIRYALGGTGGRGIDCSGYTSLVFKQLGITLPRTAAAQWRTGYAVSSRNLMPGDLVFFNTTGRVASHVGIYVGDGLMANANSYQGRTVIEPLFGNPYWAQRYIGARRVLS from the coding sequence ATGAAAGCGCTCCGAACCCTCCTGATCGCCGCTGCCCTGGGCAGTGCGCCCGCCCTCGCCGCCACCTACACTGTCAAGGCCGGGGACACGCTCTCCAAGATCGCCAGCGTGTACCGGATGGAACCCGCGCAGATCATGCGGCTCAACGGCCTGCGGTCCACGACCATCGAGATCGGGCAGAAGCTGAACCTCGGCAATGTGGCCGCGCCCGCGACCACCGCCCGCACGGCGGCTCCGGCGGCGCCCCGTGGCGGCGCGTACGTGCGCTCCACGGCCTCGCGCTTCCTGGGCATCCGCTACGCGCTGGGCGGCACGGGGGGCCGGGGCATCGACTGCTCGGGCTACACCTCGCTGGTGTTCAAGCAGCTCGGCATCACCCTGCCGCGCACGGCGGCGGCGCAGTGGCGCACCGGCTACGCGGTGAGCAGCCGCAACCTGATGCCCGGCGACCTCGTGTTTTTCAACACCACTGGCCGCGTCGCCAGCCACGTGGGGATCTACGTCGGGGACGGCCTGATGGCGAACGCCAACAGCTACCAGGGCCGCACCGTGATCGAGCCCCTCTTCGGCAACCCCTACTGGGCGCAGCGCTACATCGGCGCCCGCCGCGTCCTGAGCTGA
- a CDS encoding amidase: MTVPSDPSPTPDPQRVWAYRPASPLLGNPDGPLAGLTFSVKDLFGVPGWPLAASTRAPVPEVAESVLVRRLLDLGASAVGKTHLHEVALGITGMNGFGGTEHPFMPGHAPGGSSSGAAASVALGQVNFALGTDTGGSIRVPAAWCGVVGYKPTKGHPAWSTDGVLPLSPTCDHAGPLARDVGAVVRVHEALTGTAVPARDWAGVRVGLWLPQGWVTNEVQAAVEAFASELEARGAILPSVNLPEMLDAYTPIVLSEAAQVHREALRLPEPGFLPFTLASLRQGEALSAEEVTAAHARREVYRAEVDALLETCDVLLAPAVPTPPPLLGTDEVDLPGGRVPLRRAMLRLTVPFSLLGLPSVALPTGMPFVGVQLVGPRGEDGWVLGLAQSLDALGEPLP, encoded by the coding sequence GTGACCGTGCCCTCCGACCCCTCCCCCACTCCCGACCCCCAGCGGGTTTGGGCCTACCGCCCGGCCTCTCCCTTGCTCGGCAACCCGGACGGGCCGCTGGCGGGGCTGACCTTCAGCGTTAAGGACCTGTTTGGTGTCCCCGGCTGGCCGCTGGCGGCGAGCACGCGGGCGCCCGTGCCAGAGGTCGCGGAGAGCGTGCTGGTGCGGCGACTGCTGGACCTGGGCGCGTCGGCGGTGGGCAAGACCCACCTGCACGAGGTCGCGCTGGGCATCACGGGGATGAATGGCTTTGGAGGCACCGAGCATCCCTTCATGCCGGGGCACGCTCCGGGCGGCAGCAGCAGCGGGGCGGCCGCGAGCGTGGCGCTGGGGCAGGTGAACTTCGCGCTGGGGACGGACACGGGCGGCTCCATCCGGGTTCCGGCGGCGTGGTGCGGGGTGGTGGGCTACAAGCCGACGAAGGGGCATCCGGCCTGGAGCACCGACGGCGTGCTGCCCCTCTCGCCCACCTGCGACCACGCGGGGCCGCTCGCCCGCGACGTGGGAGCGGTGGTGCGCGTTCACGAGGCCCTGACGGGGACGGCAGTCCCGGCGCGAGACTGGGCCGGGGTGCGGGTAGGCCTGTGGCTGCCCCAGGGGTGGGTCACGAACGAGGTGCAGGCAGCGGTGGAAGCGTTCGCCTCTGAACTGGAGGCGCGGGGGGCCATCCTCCCGTCGGTGAACTTGCCCGAGATGCTGGACGCCTACACGCCCATCGTGCTGAGCGAGGCGGCGCAGGTGCACCGGGAGGCGTTGCGGCTTCCCGAGCCGGGCTTCCTGCCCTTCACCCTGGCTTCGCTGCGGCAGGGGGAGGCCCTCAGCGCGGAGGAGGTCACCGCTGCCCACGCTCGCCGGGAGGTGTACCGGGCCGAGGTGGACGCCTTGTTGGAGACATGCGACGTGCTTCTCGCGCCCGCCGTTCCTACGCCCCCACCCCTTCTGGGGACGGACGAGGTGGACCTGCCGGGGGGCCGCGTCCCGCTGCGCCGCGCCATGCTGCGCCTGACCGTGCCCTTCAGCCTGCTGGGGCTGCCCAGCGTGGCCCTGCCGACAGGAATGCCCTTCGTGGGCGTCCAACTCGTCGGGCCGCGTGGCGAGGATGGGTGGGTGCTGGGGCTGGCCCAGTCGTTGGACGCGCTGGGTGAACCGCTCCCCTAG
- a CDS encoding LEA type 2 family protein: protein MKRLSSLLAAPLLALSVSGCAPLASLPSVVQVPTFELQSVRLTGLSLPGGGNPAVASVTVGLRVGNPNPLPVRLARVDARLVIDGEDVGAVTLPGVNLPARGEGPLVAEVRLPVTLTTAGAFLRVARGQEVAFRVDGSFTADFGRLGQPTFGPFTLAQGVWQQPAILPF, encoded by the coding sequence GTGAAGCGGCTCTCTTCCCTCCTCGCCGCGCCCCTGCTGGCGCTGTCCGTGTCCGGCTGTGCGCCGCTGGCCTCGCTGCCGTCGGTGGTGCAGGTGCCCACCTTCGAGCTTCAGAGCGTGCGCCTCACCGGGCTGAGCCTGCCGGGGGGCGGCAATCCGGCGGTCGCCTCGGTCACGGTGGGGTTGCGAGTGGGCAATCCTAATCCGCTGCCGGTGCGCCTCGCGCGGGTGGACGCCCGGCTCGTCATTGACGGGGAGGACGTGGGGGCCGTCACCCTGCCCGGCGTGAACCTCCCGGCGCGGGGCGAGGGGCCGCTGGTGGCCGAGGTGCGGCTGCCCGTCACCCTGACGACCGCCGGGGCCTTCCTGCGGGTGGCGCGGGGGCAGGAGGTGGCCTTCCGGGTGGACGGCAGCTTTACCGCCGACTTCGGGCGGCTGGGGCAGCCCACCTTCGGGCCATTCACGCTGGCGCAGGGGGTGTGGCAGCAACCGGCGATTCTGCCGTTTTGA
- a CDS encoding KH domain-containing protein encodes MKTDPVDLTLFLAQSVVDQPSLVRASRRGPTVIVRVGPGEEGRLIGRQGRVIQAIRTLVRAATDPADRINVDLDAPRKG; translated from the coding sequence ATGAAGACCGATCCCGTGGACCTGACCCTCTTTCTGGCGCAGAGCGTGGTGGACCAGCCCTCGCTGGTGCGGGCCTCGCGGCGCGGGCCGACCGTGATCGTGCGGGTTGGCCCCGGCGAGGAAGGACGACTGATCGGGCGGCAGGGCCGGGTCATCCAGGCGATTCGCACCCTGGTGCGGGCCGCGACCGACCCCGCCGACCGCATCAACGTGGACCTCGACGCGCCCCGGAAGGGCTGA
- the trmD gene encoding tRNA (guanosine(37)-N1)-methyltransferase TrmD — protein MLTFSFLTLFPELLAPFASEAILGKAAARGLIGVNLVNMRDFADNKHAKVDDTPYGGGAGMVIRVDVAERALASLPPADEVILFTPAGERFTQRTAEELSEREHLAFLCGRYEGFDARVETLVTRELSLGDFVMMGGEAAAACVLEAVARLRPGVLGDEASHRDDSFSSGLLDYPEYTRPPEWRRLAVPDVLKGGNHGAIARWRREQALARTLARRPDLLPGAGLTPQDSAALLALGATLEDLATWGAPPPPAPRRKRSRTPKPGPGL, from the coding sequence GTGCTGACCTTCTCCTTCCTGACCCTTTTCCCCGAGTTGCTCGCGCCCTTCGCCTCCGAGGCGATTCTGGGCAAGGCGGCGGCGCGGGGGCTGATCGGCGTGAACCTCGTCAATATGCGCGACTTCGCGGACAACAAGCACGCGAAGGTGGACGACACCCCCTACGGCGGGGGCGCGGGCATGGTGATCCGGGTGGACGTGGCCGAGCGGGCGCTCGCCAGCCTGCCGCCCGCCGACGAGGTGATCCTGTTCACGCCCGCCGGGGAACGGTTCACCCAGCGCACGGCGGAGGAGCTGTCCGAGCGTGAGCACCTCGCCTTCCTGTGCGGGCGCTATGAGGGGTTTGACGCTCGGGTGGAAACGCTGGTGACGCGCGAACTCAGCCTTGGGGACTTCGTGATGATGGGCGGCGAGGCGGCGGCGGCCTGCGTGCTGGAAGCCGTCGCGCGGCTGCGCCCCGGCGTGCTGGGCGACGAAGCCTCGCACCGGGACGACTCCTTTTCCAGCGGGCTGCTGGACTACCCGGAGTACACCCGTCCCCCCGAGTGGCGTAGACTGGCGGTTCCTGACGTGCTGAAGGGAGGCAACCACGGCGCTATCGCCCGCTGGCGGCGCGAGCAGGCGCTGGCCCGCACCCTGGCGCGGCGGCCCGACCTGCTGCCGGGCGCGGGCCTCACGCCCCAGGACAGCGCGGCGCTGCTGGCGCTGGGGGCAACTCTGGAAGACCTCGCCACGTGGGGTGCTCCGCCTCCCCCCGCGCCCAGGCGAAAGCGATCACGCACCCCGAAACCTGGGCCGGGTCTGTAG
- the rimM gene encoding ribosome maturation factor RimM (Essential for efficient processing of 16S rRNA), with the protein MNPPDDTTRLGHFLGPHGVSGGVKVYVLGDPAQLLELPRVWVEGRGWLRVRRADPLAPGVALHLAGIITREGAEALRGANVYAADADLPPLEEGEYYYHELRGLPVYGAAGERLGEVADVQDAGHQDLLVVTHAAGEGFLPLQAPYVEVRLNAQGRPEAVALTDEAPAGLLGEEEGEA; encoded by the coding sequence ATGAATCCGCCGGACGACACCACCCGGCTGGGGCACTTCCTGGGACCGCACGGCGTCTCGGGCGGCGTGAAGGTCTACGTGCTGGGCGACCCCGCGCAACTGCTGGAGCTGCCGCGCGTGTGGGTGGAAGGCCGAGGTTGGCTGCGGGTGCGCCGCGCCGACCCCCTCGCGCCGGGGGTGGCCCTGCACCTCGCCGGAATTATCACGCGCGAGGGGGCCGAGGCCCTGCGTGGCGCGAACGTTTACGCCGCTGACGCCGACCTCCCCCCGCTAGAGGAAGGCGAGTACTACTACCACGAGTTGCGCGGCCTGCCCGTGTACGGCGCGGCGGGTGAGCGGCTGGGCGAGGTCGCCGATGTGCAGGACGCCGGGCATCAGGATCTCTTGGTGGTCACGCACGCGGCGGGCGAGGGCTTTCTGCCCCTGCAAGCGCCCTACGTGGAGGTCCGCCTGAATGCCCAGGGCCGCCCCGAGGCCGTCGCCCTGACCGACGAGGCCCCCGCCGGGCTGCTGGGTGAGGAGGAAGGGGAAGCGTGA
- a CDS encoding PaaI family thioesterase: protein MLPTLDHLNAFGEGHLPGLIGIRFTHAERGLLRSELTLRPELLAPNGFLHAASVIALADTTCGYGTRMLLPQGAENFTTIELKSNHLSTTRDGVVTCEARAVHAGRTTQVWDAEVRGPEGRVMALFRCTQAVLYPR from the coding sequence ATGCTTCCCACGCTCGACCACCTCAACGCCTTTGGCGAGGGCCACCTGCCCGGACTCATCGGCATCCGCTTCACCCACGCCGAGCGCGGGCTGCTGCGCTCCGAGCTGACGCTGCGGCCCGAGCTGCTGGCGCCCAACGGCTTCCTGCACGCGGCGTCGGTGATCGCGCTGGCCGATACCACCTGCGGCTACGGCACCCGGATGCTGCTGCCCCAGGGCGCCGAGAACTTCACCACCATCGAACTCAAGAGCAACCACCTCTCGACCACACGCGACGGGGTGGTCACCTGTGAGGCCCGCGCCGTCCACGCCGGGCGCACCACCCAGGTCTGGGACGCCGAGGTGCGGGGACCGGAGGGCCGGGTGATGGCTCTGTTCCGCTGCACCCAGGCGGTGCTGTACCCCCGATGA
- the dtd gene encoding D-aminoacyl-tRNA deacylase, giving the protein MRAVLQRVTRATCTVEGRVTGETGPGLLVLLGVAPEDTPETAQVLAAKIARLRLFADGAGKMNLSVQDIGGGVLSVSQFTLFADTRRGNRPGFSSAAPPEQARALYAEFNAALRACGLPVGEGVFGAHMSLDLTNDGPVTLVLDTAQP; this is encoded by the coding sequence GTGCGGGCCGTGTTGCAGCGCGTGACCCGCGCGACCTGTACGGTGGAGGGGCGAGTCACGGGCGAGACGGGGCCGGGCCTCCTCGTGCTGCTGGGCGTCGCGCCGGAAGACACCCCCGAGACCGCGCAGGTCCTCGCCGCCAAGATCGCCCGGCTGCGTCTGTTCGCGGACGGGGCGGGGAAGATGAACCTCAGTGTGCAGGACATCGGCGGCGGGGTCCTGAGCGTCAGTCAGTTCACCCTGTTCGCGGACACGCGGCGGGGCAACCGGCCGGGGTTCTCCAGCGCCGCGCCGCCCGAACAGGCCCGCGCCCTGTACGCCGAGTTCAATGCGGCGCTGCGGGCCTGTGGCCTGCCGGTGGGGGAGGGGGTCTTCGGGGCACACATGAGCCTCGACCTGACCAACGACGGCCCGGTCACGCTGGTGCTGGACACCGCCCAGCCTTGA
- a CDS encoding LysM peptidoglycan-binding domain-containing M23 family metallopeptidase, protein MNPRSVAVRPAWPLLCAAALLLGTAGAAHTVVKGDTLYSIARKYGTTVAELQRLNALADTTIEIGQTLRLPGEPPLPPQVPATPPVATPPAPATPPLTRVTRLEGVSVTAPASVRMGDAFVLRLSGARAGEVTVRFPSEVGENVRLPAERLTPVGAAGEYVVPGRVVLGKTTPVTYEVALDGKALRGSIPVTGLNQTVQYLNLPPAISRKLEDPGRKAEDAAVEQAYARRTPQVWTRPFAPAVNVKAQSSAFGQPRTYVAGGPVQYHYGTDYPAPVGTPVLAVNDGTVVMAGTYPVRGGLVVIDHGAGLTSLYFHQSRVTAKVGQKVTRGQKIGEVGSTGLSAGPHLHLEMRVRGEGTNPAGWMNRLWPR, encoded by the coding sequence ATGAACCCCCGCAGCGTTGCAGTTCGTCCGGCCTGGCCGCTCCTCTGTGCCGCCGCGCTCCTGCTGGGGACGGCGGGCGCGGCGCACACCGTCGTGAAGGGTGACACGCTGTACTCCATCGCCCGCAAGTACGGCACGACCGTGGCGGAATTGCAGCGCCTCAACGCGCTGGCGGACACCACCATCGAGATCGGCCAGACGCTGCGCCTGCCCGGTGAGCCGCCGCTGCCGCCCCAGGTGCCCGCCACGCCTCCCGTCGCCACGCCCCCGGCCCCGGCCACGCCCCCCCTGACCCGCGTGACCCGGTTGGAAGGTGTCTCGGTGACGGCCCCGGCCAGCGTGCGGATGGGCGACGCCTTCGTGCTGCGGCTCAGCGGGGCGCGGGCAGGCGAGGTCACGGTGCGCTTTCCCAGCGAGGTGGGCGAGAACGTGCGGCTGCCCGCCGAGCGCCTCACGCCGGTCGGCGCGGCGGGCGAGTACGTGGTGCCGGGGCGGGTGGTGCTGGGCAAGACCACCCCGGTGACCTACGAGGTCGCGCTGGACGGCAAGGCCCTGCGCGGCAGCATTCCCGTCACGGGCCTGAACCAGACCGTGCAGTACCTCAACCTGCCCCCCGCCATCAGCCGCAAGCTCGAAGACCCCGGCCGCAAGGCGGAGGACGCCGCCGTGGAACAGGCCTACGCCCGCCGTACGCCCCAGGTGTGGACCCGGCCCTTTGCCCCCGCCGTGAACGTCAAGGCCCAGAGCAGCGCCTTCGGGCAGCCGCGCACTTACGTGGCGGGCGGCCCGGTGCAGTACCACTACGGCACCGACTACCCCGCGCCGGTGGGCACGCCCGTGCTGGCGGTCAACGACGGCACGGTCGTTATGGCCGGGACGTACCCGGTGCGCGGCGGCCTGGTCGTGATCGACCACGGCGCGGGCCTGACCAGCCTGTATTTCCACCAGAGCCGGGTCACCGCCAAGGTTGGCCAGAAGGTCACCCGCGGCCAGAAGATCGGGGAGGTCGGCTCCACCGGCCTGAGCGCCGGGCCGCACCTCCATCTGGAGATGCGGGTACGGGGCGAGGGCACCAATCCGGCGGGGTGGATGAACCGCCTGTGGCCCAGGTAG
- a CDS encoding aminopeptidase, whose product MPTPESFPALSYDPAAHAALLADYCLSAAPGERLLVAGGVSGTPLVRAVTRALLTRGARPVVRLDYPGQDDDWTELAADTVLDEAHSADLADVEALDGSLRILTPEPGTPGDAARRARLTASRAPVAAIRARKKWSLTLYPTAHAAAQAGMSEAEFGAFVMRAMFLDRADPVAAWGEVREMQARLIDRLTRADTVRIEAPGTDLTLRVGGRTWANSDGKRNMPSGEVFTGPLEDSAEGVVTFTVPASYGGVVVRGARLVFRAGEVVEATAEEGEDVLRAALATDPGARRLGELGIGTNFGIQTPTGNILFDEKIGGTVHLALGRSYPETGGTNASAIHWDLITDLRGQGRLTLDGELVQEGGRFLE is encoded by the coding sequence GTGCCCACCCCTGAGTCCTTCCCGGCCCTGAGCTACGATCCCGCCGCGCACGCCGCGCTGCTGGCGGACTACTGCCTGTCGGCGGCGCCCGGCGAGCGCCTGCTGGTCGCGGGCGGCGTGTCCGGCACGCCCCTGGTGCGGGCAGTGACCCGCGCCCTGCTGACGCGCGGCGCCCGCCCCGTCGTGCGGCTGGACTATCCCGGTCAGGACGACGACTGGACCGAACTTGCCGCCGACACCGTACTGGACGAGGCGCACTCCGCCGACCTCGCGGACGTGGAGGCGCTCGACGGCAGCCTCCGCATTCTGACCCCCGAACCCGGCACCCCCGGCGACGCCGCCCGCCGCGCCCGCCTGACGGCCTCCCGCGCCCCGGTCGCCGCGATCCGGGCGCGGAAGAAGTGGAGCCTGACCCTCTACCCCACCGCGCACGCGGCGGCGCAGGCGGGCATGAGCGAGGCCGAGTTCGGCGCCTTCGTGATGCGGGCGATGTTCCTCGACCGCGCCGACCCGGTCGCCGCTTGGGGCGAGGTGCGCGAGATGCAGGCGCGGCTGATTGACCGCCTGACGCGGGCCGACACGGTGCGGATCGAGGCGCCGGGCACCGACCTCACCCTGCGGGTGGGGGGCCGCACCTGGGCCAACAGCGACGGCAAGCGCAACATGCCCAGCGGCGAGGTCTTCACCGGTCCGCTTGAAGACAGCGCCGAGGGCGTGGTCACCTTCACCGTACCCGCGAGCTACGGCGGCGTGGTGGTGCGCGGCGCGAGACTGGTCTTCCGGGCGGGCGAGGTCGTGGAGGCGACCGCCGAGGAAGGCGAGGACGTGCTGCGGGCGGCCCTGGCGACCGACCCAGGAGCCCGGCGGCTGGGCGAACTGGGCATCGGCACCAATTTCGGCATTCAGACGCCGACCGGGAACATCCTCTTCGACGAGAAGATCGGCGGCACCGTTCACCTCGCCCTGGGCCGCTCGTACCCGGAGACCGGGGGCACCAACGCCAGCGCGATTCACTGGGACCTCATCACCGACCTGCGCGGGCAGGGCCGCCTGACGCTGGACGGGGAGCTGGTGCAGGAGGGGGGGCGTTTCCTGGAATGA